Proteins co-encoded in one Rhodococcus sp. PAMC28707 genomic window:
- a CDS encoding Fic family protein, which produces MATDPNLGLAAVEYESRPWQASSMHASRTQRRLHAGDYRAAVLPRIGDLDLQLPAELSAESEDALREIVRFDEYASKRLGSSTELAPMSSILLRSESAASSQIENLTVGARSLALAELGSPSSRNASIVSGNVRAMEAALAVSATVSAESVLAMHRALMKPAGDPDAGRWRTQQVWIGGSDVGPHHAAFVPPHHDRLAKSLDDLFVFASRDDLPVLPQVAIAHAQFETIHPFTDGNGRTGRSLIHTMLRRAEAIERVTAPLSAGLLTDTASYFSSLDEYRMGHVEPIIRRLNAATFTAVSNGRTLIDELAAARDRFIGAVVARRESVVWSLIDALIAQPVIDNPFVQRTFNVSDMSAQRAIDRLVDAGVLHQTSKGRRNRVWQADEILDALDRFAERTRRARW; this is translated from the coding sequence ATGGCCACTGATCCAAATCTCGGGCTGGCTGCTGTCGAGTACGAGAGTCGGCCGTGGCAGGCGTCATCCATGCATGCATCCAGAACCCAACGCAGGTTGCACGCGGGGGACTACCGAGCTGCCGTCCTTCCTCGGATCGGCGACCTCGATCTGCAGCTTCCTGCTGAATTGTCGGCTGAATCCGAGGATGCGCTGCGTGAAATCGTTCGGTTCGACGAATACGCGTCGAAGCGGCTCGGCTCGTCCACCGAGCTGGCGCCGATGAGTTCGATCCTGCTGCGATCCGAGAGCGCTGCCTCGTCGCAGATAGAGAACCTCACCGTCGGCGCGCGTTCGTTGGCTCTCGCCGAGTTGGGCTCGCCGAGCAGTCGAAACGCGTCGATCGTCAGCGGCAACGTGCGCGCCATGGAGGCCGCACTCGCAGTGAGTGCAACGGTGTCCGCCGAGTCGGTACTTGCCATGCACCGGGCACTGATGAAGCCGGCAGGTGACCCCGATGCAGGCCGATGGCGCACTCAGCAGGTCTGGATCGGTGGCTCTGATGTCGGCCCACACCACGCTGCATTCGTTCCGCCACACCACGATCGGCTTGCGAAGTCGTTGGACGATCTTTTCGTGTTCGCATCGAGGGACGATCTTCCAGTCCTTCCGCAGGTGGCCATTGCCCATGCTCAGTTCGAGACGATTCACCCCTTCACTGATGGGAACGGACGTACCGGCAGATCACTGATACATACGATGCTTCGACGGGCAGAAGCAATCGAACGTGTCACGGCCCCATTGTCCGCCGGTCTGCTGACGGACACGGCGTCGTACTTTTCGAGCCTCGACGAGTACAGAATGGGGCACGTCGAACCGATAATTCGGCGCCTGAATGCCGCGACTTTCACAGCGGTGTCGAATGGCCGAACATTGATCGACGAATTGGCAGCTGCTAGAGATCGTTTCATCGGAGCCGTTGTTGCGCGCCGCGAATCTGTCGTATGGAGCCTGATCGATGCGCTCATTGCACAACCCGTGATCGACAACCCTTTCGTGCAGAGGACGTTCAATGTAAGTGATATGTCTGCTCAGCGAGCCATTGACCGACTCGTCGACGCGGGCGTTCTTCACCAGACGTCGAAGGGGCGACGGAACCGCGTCTGGCAGGCAGACGAGATCCTCGATGCACTCGACCGTTTCGCCGAGCGCACCCGTCGGGCCAGGTGGTAG
- a CDS encoding SIR2 family protein produces the protein MSTETGIEGHVFVVRGRLEAVASDVVIVPTDGTFVPRRTWWPALDIDQKPPPPVDQDHRARRFRPHSTQSRSAWLLHVAHGGHPSVTWLIDGLDHLLRLIDADRPKFVSDGRVRPLIALPTIGVGRGGYAGVRGKVIEALYATTLEFVAKSDFDVVFVVENAADYAAFQAIRRERSLPTRQREAGAHLASKIRGGDTALLLGAGVSISAGLPTWDELLATIKKDTLPDLDPDQFATLGVLDRAQLLSKSVQGQTLGERAAGATGADAKKVPTLAHCLLASLSVEKVVTTNYDSLYEDAFKAANGPDSISVLPRENAVGDRAWLLKMHGDVAAPESIVLSRRDFVRYDAERRPLGSIVQSIMATGHLIVIGASMTDDNVLRLAHEVLAMNATNNHQRPLGTVVTLQNDPVRSALWEGDFDYLAASDSSNMKVAARDLEILLDGTAMYSSDRSPYLLDNRYAELLSPEEAQLADHLREAAHRIRSLTPVQRGRWKSLETVLTAMGDGELSLNHAGFQPERPVKAIWDRGLFRS, from the coding sequence ATGTCAACGGAAACAGGGATCGAGGGGCACGTTTTCGTCGTCCGGGGCAGACTCGAAGCAGTGGCATCGGATGTCGTGATCGTACCGACGGATGGAACATTCGTACCTCGTCGAACGTGGTGGCCGGCCCTCGACATCGATCAGAAGCCCCCGCCGCCGGTCGACCAAGATCACAGGGCTCGGCGATTTCGACCGCACAGTACTCAGAGCCGATCCGCCTGGCTGTTGCACGTCGCCCACGGCGGCCATCCATCCGTCACGTGGCTGATCGACGGCCTCGACCATCTTTTACGACTAATCGACGCCGACCGGCCGAAGTTCGTGAGCGACGGTCGAGTGAGACCGCTGATCGCGCTCCCAACCATTGGGGTAGGACGAGGAGGGTACGCAGGCGTCCGCGGAAAAGTGATCGAGGCGCTCTATGCGACAACACTCGAATTTGTCGCAAAATCCGACTTCGATGTCGTTTTCGTGGTGGAGAATGCAGCGGATTACGCTGCCTTCCAAGCAATTCGGCGAGAACGATCCTTGCCAACTCGCCAGCGCGAGGCGGGCGCCCACTTGGCTTCCAAAATTCGAGGTGGCGACACCGCTCTCCTGCTCGGTGCCGGCGTCAGCATATCGGCAGGCCTCCCCACCTGGGACGAGCTACTCGCAACCATCAAAAAGGACACACTTCCAGATCTGGATCCGGATCAATTTGCAACGCTGGGTGTCCTCGACAGAGCCCAATTGCTGTCGAAGTCTGTTCAGGGGCAAACCCTCGGAGAACGCGCAGCGGGAGCTACGGGCGCTGATGCGAAAAAGGTTCCCACCCTTGCGCACTGTCTTCTAGCGTCGTTGTCAGTCGAGAAAGTTGTCACCACCAACTACGACTCCTTGTACGAGGACGCATTCAAAGCAGCGAACGGCCCAGATTCGATCTCGGTATTGCCGCGCGAGAACGCCGTTGGTGATCGCGCATGGCTACTCAAGATGCACGGTGACGTCGCGGCACCTGAAAGTATCGTGCTGAGTCGTCGAGACTTCGTTCGCTACGACGCCGAGCGACGCCCTCTCGGGTCCATCGTGCAATCCATCATGGCAACAGGCCATCTCATTGTCATAGGCGCCTCGATGACCGATGACAATGTACTACGGCTAGCGCATGAGGTTCTGGCAATGAATGCCACCAATAATCATCAACGCCCGTTGGGGACGGTGGTCACCTTGCAGAACGATCCCGTTCGAAGTGCACTCTGGGAAGGCGATTTCGACTACCTCGCAGCGTCCGACTCCTCCAATATGAAAGTAGCGGCGCGAGACCTGGAGATCTTGCTCGACGGAACAGCGATGTACTCCAGCGACAGGTCCCCGTACCTACTCGACAATCGGTATGCCGAGCTGTTGAGTCCAGAAGAGGCGCAATTAGCCGACCACCTTCGTGAGGCTGCTCACCGAATACGGTCACTCACCCCTGTCCAACGCGGCCGATGGAAGTCACTGGAGACAGTTCTGACGGCTATGGGCGACGGCGAACTATCCCTGAACCACGCTGGTTTTCAGCCTGAGCGGCCCGTGAAGGCGATTTGGGATCGTGGGCTTTTCAGGAGTTGA
- a CDS encoding WXG100 family type VII secretion target: MEGNYTVDVDELQALTHRIDSYASLVRERVLAADAAVARLSMGWTGPAADSFQIVHQEWVSSAEMLVEFVADMAVSARSACTAYSAAFEGNSSMLLQGRS, translated from the coding sequence ATGGAGGGAAACTACACGGTCGATGTCGACGAACTTCAAGCTCTGACGCACAGAATCGACAGCTACGCGTCGCTCGTTCGAGAACGCGTGCTCGCGGCCGATGCAGCGGTGGCGCGCCTGTCGATGGGGTGGACCGGCCCAGCAGCGGACTCATTCCAGATCGTACACCAAGAGTGGGTCAGTTCCGCCGAGATGCTCGTCGAGTTTGTAGCCGACATGGCGGTGTCGGCGAGATCCGCGTGCACGGCGTATTCGGCTGCTTTCGAGGGTAATTCGAGTATGTTGCTGCAGGGCCGTTCGTGA
- a CDS encoding SMI1/KNR4 family protein: MEWYVSIWNSETKRIVTRGGEAHDRETAIEQLVAMGRSLTHTEDGTLIGKFGNVVVDDEPGNSVPFGDQDLSDDELRRRVHAAIEYTMGRIEPAYQPIQTMPSAQDGPTKFSTPTGVITDQWDRIALWLSTYLDTAPVVPAEQTAIDDAIARTGVGWPEELQALFRSVNGFPHEAWVPLLPSHELFDLERVIDERQVELEVWGEFAEDMDEDELRASMAGDSVGTWLPEFVPFAGVDGNLLFVDTRPGPLHGCVTEFDKVGADDDGPQWISISALLTDVADALESGRPFAGAWTPSVVDGQLKWLYAN; encoded by the coding sequence ATGGAATGGTATGTGTCGATCTGGAACAGCGAGACGAAACGAATCGTCACCCGGGGTGGCGAGGCGCATGATCGTGAGACCGCGATCGAGCAGCTCGTCGCGATGGGACGTTCGCTCACGCACACCGAGGACGGCACGCTGATCGGCAAATTCGGCAATGTCGTCGTCGATGACGAGCCGGGCAACTCGGTCCCATTCGGCGACCAGGACCTGAGTGACGACGAACTCCGTCGCCGGGTGCATGCCGCCATCGAGTACACGATGGGACGGATCGAACCCGCGTACCAGCCTATTCAGACGATGCCGAGTGCACAGGACGGTCCCACGAAGTTCTCCACCCCAACCGGTGTAATCACCGATCAATGGGACCGAATTGCACTGTGGCTCAGCACCTATCTCGACACCGCACCTGTGGTCCCCGCAGAGCAGACCGCCATCGACGACGCCATCGCACGCACCGGCGTCGGCTGGCCCGAGGAACTGCAGGCCCTTTTCAGGTCGGTCAACGGGTTTCCGCACGAGGCATGGGTGCCGCTGCTGCCATCGCACGAGTTGTTCGATCTCGAGCGCGTGATCGACGAGCGTCAGGTGGAGCTCGAGGTCTGGGGCGAATTCGCCGAGGACATGGACGAGGACGAGTTGCGCGCGTCGATGGCCGGGGACTCGGTGGGCACGTGGCTCCCAGAGTTCGTGCCGTTCGCGGGCGTCGACGGCAACCTGCTGTTCGTCGACACCAGGCCCGGTCCGCTACACGGATGCGTGACCGAATTCGACAAGGTCGGCGCGGACGACGACGGCCCGCAGTGGATCTCGATCAGCGCATTGCTCACCGACGTCGCTGATGCTCTCGAGTCGGGCCGCCCGTTCGCCGGTGCGTGGACTCCGTCGGTAGTCGACGGGCAGTTGAAGTGGTTGTACGCCAACTAG
- a CDS encoding type VII secretion target — MNVDPAELQRFGHRISDLSGQCVTAADYEEKYLSIGVSDVGSIFLPVLQQLDEIRDVIVANIDSIRHLTETSAQSLVDAAKQYRAQEATNAGQLDGVGSWFP; from the coding sequence ATGAATGTAGACCCAGCGGAGCTGCAACGTTTTGGGCATAGAATAAGCGACTTATCGGGTCAGTGTGTTACAGCCGCGGACTACGAGGAGAAGTACTTGTCGATTGGTGTGTCCGATGTAGGTAGCATATTTTTACCGGTGCTACAGCAGCTTGATGAAATTCGGGATGTGATTGTGGCCAATATTGATTCGATCCGGCATCTGACTGAAACATCGGCGCAGAGCCTTGTCGATGCTGCCAAGCAATACCGTGCGCAGGAAGCAACCAATGCCGGCCAACTCGACGGCGTGGGGAGCTGGTTTCCGTGA
- a CDS encoding AAA domain-containing protein, with protein MASREHDAELKGRVKRLMQFLREIVKSRTSPVLQVQQHAQVEWLFRDDRVTQVDPSVVQGGIAVRAPRVSIEDPPPVPKVLTGWLDAKLVTDSRSKSPQLSETCSLTGLGAIQRDSPEAETVRSAFAEWLPTWQTWAASDRIRRPQAEFYQSLQRMMQELSARPESVELVLASGLLSLASFDTEDAVQTHLITQSASVDRDEATGDLVVRLTPMSSPRLEDTQLLTGRSDFDSSGSLGLQKQLQQQAASPLSDGVLLFLKDWAPRALTQTIEVNELLEQPAVKSDKMLTPSPALVLRKRGAFALVEYYEKMIADVEADDSPVPLGLAQLVEAIEPDDRLHWLQSVGAAASSTLADDPLFPLPANAEQSQILERLGKDSGVVVEGPPGTGKTHTIANLVSALLARGQRVLVTSEKSQALRVLRDKLPVEMQELCVSITDLARGGSHELNKSVATIAERKSSFNERLEDQRIKDFAARRQAARQNRSAILERIRSLREAETYQHPPVSDGYEGSAASIVKQVKANEAAYSWLPGPLHAKQPSLSGTEIGELRKLISTASPTQSTRPAKLLTPIEFLLPDRPALEELFTRATTQVSTDTAESAQLIEILGGVDLPTAQQVRSLCESLHGLVDDVQQLSPQFQQLADRVLSGEADYLWARVDSLPAILDIAVRADSAVGPRDAYSSDTTSQGLTVLNALAVALETGAKWKSGRFFKSVQQRAYEQSGIVATVDGAPAADASALRAVAEHVRALDAIRSAGMLLADLRISVVVDGSRGLQINSLQGTFRSLDVIRNVVATRDHLVSQLRSISHSHPRVRSLAEASSIAGAAGAIATRSDVESARAELDQLVRSVSLEVDKAPSPEGETLIQTLDSADFSALEDSVDQYVSACSETINQLRLTELESRLTEAAPALAKLVRTTAGNEEWDRIGWELDKAWAWRRAQEWIVEQHRTGREQELDAELDAVDADIAQLTSQLAAASAWRDSLKRMTATEVQALQTYRDHVANIGMGTGKYAEKYSSAARSAMLEAQSAVPAWVMPLQQVLSSIPAKPNTFDVVIVDEASQADITSLFLLWLAPRVIVVGDDKQCTPSEVSSGALDTIFDRLDLYLGDLPEHVRTTLTPRSSLFSMLRTRFGQVVRLREHFRCMPEIINWSSNQFYRDSPLIPVRQFGADRLPPLAHTYVEGAVHLGKGATLRNELEAAAIVDQLIECFGNPAYDGKTFGVVVLQGRSQVDVIENLLMRRVSAEVYEERKLRVGTPPDFQGDERHVVMLSLVVAPEQKFISLTQSEYQRRFNVAASRAQDQLWLFHSVTADRLKSGDLRKSLLTYISSTSPVPAEAMPESVSRDLRQSPFDSLFEQRVFNDIVARGYHVNPQVEVNSRRIDLVVTGGASRLAVECDGDAFHSTPEQRNADLEREQEIKRVGWTFWRLRESEYYLDQEAALSSLWETLDTLGISPYSVNASAGQKVPTTWAPITLTADESVVEDIAEEEALAGAPVMSGVAATRARRTAPIAQVSGVSSAQVVRELQTPISESTESSRHPDGAVPAQPKRGILSRKDIREYLLQRCTAAEVSADEIATDLGVDEAIVRAVGRGLVVEGALEEIGGQYRTVQQVEAK; from the coding sequence GTGGCTAGTCGGGAACACGACGCAGAACTCAAGGGGCGGGTAAAGCGCCTTATGCAGTTCCTCCGCGAGATCGTAAAGTCTCGCACCAGTCCGGTGTTGCAGGTTCAGCAGCACGCGCAGGTCGAATGGCTGTTCCGTGATGACAGGGTCACCCAGGTCGACCCGTCGGTCGTGCAAGGCGGCATCGCTGTCCGTGCCCCAAGAGTCAGCATCGAAGATCCGCCGCCGGTCCCGAAGGTTCTCACGGGATGGCTTGACGCGAAGCTGGTTACCGATAGTCGATCGAAGTCTCCGCAGTTGTCGGAAACCTGCTCGTTGACGGGTCTCGGCGCCATCCAGCGCGACTCACCAGAAGCGGAGACAGTGCGCAGCGCCTTCGCTGAGTGGTTGCCGACGTGGCAGACCTGGGCTGCATCCGATCGCATCAGGCGACCGCAGGCAGAGTTCTATCAGTCGCTGCAGCGCATGATGCAGGAGCTGTCTGCCCGTCCGGAATCCGTCGAACTGGTTCTGGCATCAGGGCTGCTTTCTCTTGCGTCGTTCGATACCGAAGACGCTGTGCAGACCCACCTGATCACTCAGAGCGCGTCCGTTGATCGTGACGAAGCAACCGGTGATCTCGTTGTACGCCTGACACCGATGAGCTCGCCGCGACTCGAGGACACCCAGCTCCTCACGGGTAGATCAGATTTCGATTCCTCGGGTTCGCTCGGTTTGCAGAAGCAGCTACAACAGCAGGCCGCATCGCCGCTGAGTGATGGCGTTCTGTTATTCCTCAAAGATTGGGCACCGCGGGCCCTGACGCAGACGATCGAGGTCAACGAACTACTGGAACAACCCGCTGTGAAGTCGGACAAGATGCTAACGCCGTCACCAGCATTGGTGCTTCGTAAGCGTGGCGCGTTTGCACTGGTCGAGTACTACGAGAAGATGATCGCCGACGTCGAGGCGGACGATTCACCTGTGCCCTTGGGATTGGCTCAGCTGGTGGAAGCGATCGAGCCCGATGACCGTCTCCATTGGCTCCAGAGCGTCGGCGCTGCAGCTTCTTCGACACTCGCCGACGATCCACTTTTCCCGCTCCCTGCCAATGCCGAGCAGTCACAGATCCTGGAACGGTTGGGTAAGGACAGCGGTGTTGTCGTCGAGGGTCCGCCTGGAACAGGCAAGACCCACACCATCGCCAACCTCGTCTCGGCGCTGTTGGCTCGCGGTCAACGAGTCCTCGTCACGAGCGAGAAATCGCAGGCACTCCGCGTACTGCGGGACAAGCTGCCGGTCGAGATGCAAGAACTCTGTGTCTCCATCACCGATCTTGCACGCGGTGGCTCGCACGAGCTGAACAAGAGTGTCGCGACGATCGCCGAGCGCAAATCCTCTTTCAACGAGCGCCTCGAAGATCAACGAATCAAAGATTTTGCTGCCAGACGGCAGGCTGCCCGGCAGAATCGCTCAGCCATCCTCGAACGCATCCGCTCGCTGCGGGAAGCCGAAACCTACCAGCATCCTCCTGTTTCCGACGGATACGAAGGTAGCGCAGCGTCGATTGTCAAGCAGGTCAAGGCAAACGAGGCGGCGTATTCGTGGCTTCCGGGTCCACTGCACGCGAAGCAACCTTCCCTGTCCGGCACAGAGATCGGTGAGCTACGCAAGCTCATCAGTACTGCGTCACCGACTCAGAGTACTCGGCCGGCCAAACTACTTACTCCTATCGAATTCTTGCTGCCGGATCGGCCGGCACTGGAGGAGCTTTTCACCCGAGCTACCACTCAGGTTTCGACCGATACCGCCGAATCCGCGCAGCTCATCGAGATTCTCGGGGGCGTCGACCTGCCTACTGCGCAACAGGTTCGGTCGCTGTGCGAGAGCTTGCATGGTCTCGTCGACGACGTGCAGCAACTCTCGCCCCAATTCCAGCAACTGGCCGACCGCGTCCTGTCCGGCGAGGCCGACTACCTCTGGGCGCGTGTTGATTCTCTGCCCGCGATTCTCGATATCGCGGTGCGAGCAGACTCCGCGGTGGGCCCGCGAGATGCCTACAGCTCGGACACCACATCTCAGGGCCTGACTGTCCTCAACGCGTTGGCCGTCGCTCTGGAGACAGGTGCCAAATGGAAGTCGGGTCGATTCTTCAAGAGCGTTCAGCAGCGAGCCTACGAACAGTCAGGCATTGTCGCCACCGTGGATGGTGCTCCCGCGGCCGACGCCAGTGCACTCCGTGCAGTGGCGGAGCACGTGAGGGCTTTGGACGCTATTCGTTCAGCGGGGATGCTCCTCGCCGACCTGCGCATTTCGGTAGTCGTCGACGGATCGCGAGGCCTGCAGATCAACAGCTTGCAAGGAACGTTCCGATCCTTGGACGTTATTCGAAACGTTGTGGCAACTCGTGACCACCTGGTGTCTCAGCTCAGGTCTATTTCGCATTCGCACCCGAGAGTTCGTTCCCTGGCCGAAGCGTCATCGATCGCCGGCGCGGCCGGTGCTATAGCCACGAGGTCGGATGTTGAAAGCGCACGCGCGGAGTTGGATCAGCTGGTCCGATCCGTGTCGCTCGAGGTGGACAAAGCTCCCTCACCCGAGGGAGAGACATTGATCCAGACGCTCGATTCGGCTGACTTCAGCGCGTTGGAAGACTCTGTCGATCAGTATGTCTCGGCGTGCAGTGAAACAATAAACCAACTGCGGTTGACCGAATTGGAGTCTCGTTTAACTGAAGCAGCGCCCGCCCTTGCGAAGCTCGTTCGAACCACGGCCGGCAACGAGGAATGGGACCGAATCGGTTGGGAACTCGACAAAGCGTGGGCATGGCGCCGTGCCCAGGAGTGGATTGTCGAGCAGCACCGAACCGGTAGGGAGCAAGAGCTCGATGCGGAACTTGACGCCGTCGACGCCGATATTGCGCAACTGACATCCCAGCTCGCCGCAGCGAGCGCGTGGCGCGACTCGCTCAAGCGAATGACCGCGACAGAAGTGCAAGCACTGCAGACATACCGCGACCACGTCGCCAACATCGGTATGGGCACTGGCAAGTATGCGGAGAAGTACAGCAGCGCAGCTCGTTCGGCGATGCTCGAAGCGCAGAGCGCGGTCCCGGCCTGGGTGATGCCGCTTCAGCAAGTTCTCTCGTCCATTCCAGCAAAGCCCAATACGTTCGACGTCGTCATCGTCGATGAGGCCAGCCAAGCAGACATCACGAGTCTGTTCCTACTCTGGTTGGCGCCACGCGTAATCGTGGTGGGCGACGACAAGCAGTGCACACCGAGCGAAGTGTCGAGCGGCGCGCTCGACACGATTTTCGATCGGCTCGACCTCTACCTGGGTGACCTACCGGAGCATGTGCGCACAACGCTTACTCCGCGGTCGAGCCTGTTCTCGATGCTGCGGACTCGATTCGGCCAGGTGGTCCGTCTACGTGAGCACTTCCGGTGCATGCCGGAAATTATCAACTGGTCGAGCAACCAGTTCTACCGTGATTCGCCGCTGATCCCGGTCCGACAGTTCGGTGCAGACCGGCTCCCACCGCTGGCCCACACGTACGTCGAAGGCGCCGTTCATCTCGGCAAGGGCGCAACGCTCAGAAACGAACTCGAAGCGGCCGCCATCGTCGACCAGCTGATCGAGTGCTTCGGCAACCCGGCCTACGACGGCAAGACTTTCGGAGTCGTGGTGCTTCAGGGCCGCTCACAGGTCGACGTCATCGAGAACCTCCTGATGCGCCGGGTGTCCGCCGAAGTGTACGAAGAGCGGAAGCTGAGAGTCGGTACACCACCCGATTTTCAGGGCGACGAACGTCATGTGGTGATGCTGTCACTGGTCGTCGCCCCAGAGCAGAAGTTCATCTCCTTGACTCAAAGCGAGTACCAACGCCGCTTCAACGTGGCTGCCTCACGCGCGCAAGATCAGCTCTGGCTGTTCCACTCTGTGACGGCGGATCGACTGAAATCAGGTGACCTCCGCAAATCATTGCTGACCTATATCAGCTCGACCTCGCCGGTTCCGGCAGAAGCCATGCCGGAGAGCGTCAGTCGTGACCTTCGCCAGTCACCGTTCGACAGTCTCTTCGAGCAGCGAGTGTTCAACGATATCGTCGCTCGCGGTTATCACGTCAACCCCCAGGTCGAGGTCAACAGCCGCCGAATCGATCTGGTTGTCACCGGCGGCGCGTCGAGGCTGGCCGTCGAGTGCGACGGCGACGCGTTTCATTCGACTCCCGAACAGCGGAACGCCGACCTGGAGCGCGAACAAGAGATCAAACGCGTCGGCTGGACATTCTGGCGGTTACGCGAATCCGAGTACTACCTGGACCAGGAGGCTGCGCTTTCGTCTCTATGGGAAACGCTCGACACACTCGGTATCTCCCCGTACTCGGTGAACGCCTCCGCAGGACAAAAGGTGCCGACGACGTGGGCCCCGATAACACTGACCGCTGACGAATCGGTCGTGGAAGACATTGCAGAAGAGGAGGCCCTTGCTGGTGCCCCCGTGATGTCTGGCGTGGCGGCAACTCGGGCGCGGAGGACAGCGCCGATTGCTCAGGTTTCCGGGGTTTCCTCGGCGCAGGTTGTGCGTGAATTACAAACTCCAATAAGTGAATCAACCGAATCATCACGCCATCCCGACGGTGCGGTACCAGCGCAGCCGAAGCGAGGAATCCTATCTCGGAAGGATATCCGCGAGTACTTACTCCAGCGTTGTACTGCAGCGGAAGTGTCAGCCGATGAGATCGCAACTGACCTGGGGGTCGACGAGGCGATCGTGCGCGCCGTGGGTAGGGGACTGGTGGTCGAAGGCGCCCTGGAAGAGATCGGCGGGCAGTACCGCACTGTGCAGCAGGTAGAGGCGAAATGA
- a CDS encoding WXG100 family type VII secretion target codes for MPDAEGPDTVDADPATMITAAETLTSIAHELHEGFAAMSTDIEGTVSDHWSGAAANDYLARWSAVRNHGGLVVDRLESLIDGLTISRVEYQSTESANAFSIRTLNLD; via the coding sequence ATGCCCGACGCGGAAGGCCCGGACACCGTCGATGCCGATCCGGCGACCATGATTACTGCTGCTGAGACACTCACCTCCATCGCACACGAACTCCATGAGGGCTTTGCTGCCATGTCGACGGACATTGAAGGAACAGTTAGTGATCACTGGTCGGGGGCGGCCGCCAACGACTACCTCGCGAGGTGGTCTGCTGTGCGTAACCACGGCGGACTGGTGGTGGACCGCCTAGAAAGCCTGATCGACGGGCTGACTATTTCGCGCGTTGAGTATCAGTCAACCGAGTCAGCGAACGCCTTCTCCATCCGAACTCTGAACCTCGACTAG
- a CDS encoding AAA family ATPase, with protein MSPDPVVHLLAGPNGAGKSTFYTRVLLPATHLPFVNADEIAHARWPGDEAAHAYDASRAAAAERTRHVADRTSFATETVFSHESKLNFVESAVGAGFLVTVHIVAIPVELAVARVANRVQLGGHSVPEVKVRERYDRLWTLVRSAIEVADHARVYDNSTARNPFRTIATFDRGRLVGHAEWPKWLPVALRD; from the coding sequence ATGAGCCCGGACCCGGTAGTCCACCTACTCGCCGGCCCTAACGGCGCTGGAAAGAGCACCTTCTATACGCGGGTACTTTTGCCTGCAACCCATCTGCCATTCGTGAACGCCGACGAGATTGCGCACGCACGTTGGCCCGGCGACGAGGCGGCCCATGCCTATGATGCTTCCCGCGCCGCCGCAGCGGAGCGCACACGCCATGTTGCCGATAGAACGTCGTTCGCGACCGAAACCGTATTCTCACACGAGTCCAAGTTGAATTTCGTCGAGTCTGCTGTCGGCGCAGGCTTTCTGGTCACTGTGCACATCGTCGCGATACCAGTCGAACTCGCCGTGGCGCGAGTAGCCAATCGAGTACAACTGGGCGGCCATTCAGTTCCCGAAGTGAAGGTGCGCGAGCGGTACGACCGACTGTGGACGCTCGTTCGCTCCGCAATCGAAGTGGCGGATCACGCACGGGTGTACGACAACTCGACAGCGCGCAACCCTTTTCGCACCATCGCGACATTCGATCGAGGCCGACTGGTCGGGCACGCCGAGTGGCCGAAGTGGCTGCCGGTCGCGCTTCGCGACTAA